One part of the Lotus japonicus ecotype B-129 chromosome 2, LjGifu_v1.2 genome encodes these proteins:
- the LOC130735149 gene encoding uncharacterized protein LOC130735149, translating into MENNYSKRKSATQYTERKLQRKRSCPNRRTSTASSCASSPTPKVMNQNQFLVSLTRPGWTTAMDQKLIKLATKATNAKKNKKMFAAFGSGSKHPLKQPKAWNLLAQLFNKGINHCEVKTAKDLGKRLNFLISNYNYVRFFFFVSLLHLHDMTQVTQVHRFSFL; encoded by the exons ATGGAGAATAATTATAGCAAGAGGAAAAGTGCAACTCAATATACAGAG AGGAAGCTTCAGAGGAAGCGAAGCTGCCCAAATCGCCGTACTTCAACTGCATCTTCTTGTGCTTCTTCCCCTACTCCAAAGGTTATGAATCAGAATCAG TTTTTGGTCTCCCTCACACGACCTGGATGGACTACTGCAATGGACCAAAAACTTATAAAGCTGGCCACAAAGGCCACAAATgccaaaaaaaacaaaaaaatgtttgCGGCGTTTGGATCTGGATCAAAGCACCCATTGAAGCAGCCAAAGGCGTGGAATCTACTGGCACAACTCTTCAACAAGGGCATCAATCACTGTGAAGTGAAAACTGCTAAAGACTTGGGCAAGAGACTTAATTTTTTGATATCAAATTATAACTATGTAcggttctttttttttgtttctttactTCATCTTCATGACATGACACAAGTGACACAAGTGCACCGTTTTTCTTTTCTGTAA
- the LOC130735120 gene encoding uncharacterized protein LOC130735120 — MKWKLVRECGSWDRGRWQWKLIWRRPLLGRELIWEQALLHEISLVQLHEGVPDGWIWLPNTDGLFSVQSAYLFLQESDLPEADPVFISVWTSFAPSNVKGFAWRVLLDRIACRENLLKRRVIASISDASCVFCNSHLESSFHVLFSCPFSMQIWQGCFQWLGCSLFQSNTIREHFFQFRFGTNKLQQRLSHSIWLAAIWSLWLVRNDIFFRGGTAAIEVVLESIKRRSWQWNKANMRGFSYSSSDWFLNPHLCIVGS; from the coding sequence ATGAAATGGAAGTTGGTTAGAGAATGTGGAAGTTGGGATAGAGGAAGGTGGCAGTGGAAGCTCATTTGGCGGCGACCTTTGCTTGGGCGGGAATTGATTTGGGAACAGGCTTTGCTCCATGAGATTTCACTGGTTCAACTACATGAGGGTGTCCCTGATGGTTGGATATGGCTGCCAAATACTGATGGTTTATTCTCTGTTCAATCTGCATATCTTTTCTTGCAGGAATCAGATTTGCCCGAGGCAGATCCGGTGTTTATATCAGTCTGGACTTCTTTTGCTCCCTCTAACGTCAAAGGGTTCGCTTGGCGAGTGTTGTTGGACCGCATTGCATGTAGGGAAAATTTACTGAAGCGCCGAGTCATTGCATCCATATCTGATGCTTCTTGTGTTTTCTGCAACTCTCATCTGGAATCAAGTTTCCATGTTTTATTTTCATGCCCATTTTCTATGCAAATTTGGCAAGGTTGCTTCCAGTGGTTGGGTTGCTCTCTCTTTCAGTCAAACACCATTCGGGAGCACTTTTTTCAATTCAGGTTTGGTACAAATAAATTGCAGCAGCGCCTTTCACACTCTATTTGGCTAGCTGCTATTTGGTCACTGTGGCTAGTCCGGAATGATATCTTTTTCCGAGGAGGAACAGCAGCTATAGAGGTTGTTCTTGAGAGCATCAAGCGTCGATCATGGCAGTGGAATAAGGCAAACATGCGGGGGTTTAGCTATTCCTCATCTGATTGGTTTTTAAATCCTCATCTCTGCATTGTTGGGTCCTAG